Proteins from a genomic interval of Candidatus Sericytochromatia bacterium:
- a CDS encoding phospholipid carrier-dependent glycosyltransferase, producing the protein MTSEPLPPDAAAQEPVTASVAGSESSGRDYTRLFWYVLIAALLLRLFLIRFPYQFTLDVNTFRSWGDTLFKVGPHQFYNSTWSDYPPLFLYLLWGWSWAWAAVGKLFSVDPMMTVQWVKVPACLADVLNGYLIFSILKGRVAIRSAFRTAAFYLFNPVVLFVSAIWGQVDSVVTCTMLLTTLAVLTDRLTLAAVAASASVFIKPQGIFLIPVVVFAMWHRHSWQRWLLAIAAGLTTAWLVLLPANWTKVWDLSHGVTGFLHALFIAPFLWFANLMKQTGDNYPYSSVNAFNLWMLPPPNEAWKGDDRLILMLPHSTWGLILVSLTLALVAWYLWRNRQHAIAFPFVLSASVALTGYYMLATRMHERYIFPAIAFLALAQAFNRRLSWIYWLFSLTSMLSISYIFFFYNDQSSWVEGLKAIMNNGPMLGNLKLSGMVIISLFNVWLFGELLAYLFVKSEIVQEIAEHPLFKALRTLRAEVRQHGLTWADLLLPLGIAVAFCSLAFWRLGTPHEQIFDEVYHARTAMEYIKGVSPYEWTHPPLAKLIAALGVLAWGGGWELEAKTFTEQQAFAWRFTSVLFGGVALMATYALARAMFANRTIAAAATVLLALDGVFFVQSRVAMTNIYEVAFIMIGTIGTWQFLKRDDGRWLLLTGFGLGCALATRWSSLYAWGLTGLLLIDHAWRVRRLVWVSEPSTDFVGSLRDFLRASKLGMLRYVGLVVVSMGLVPLVIYALSYIPYILQAPGSDWQLKLLSWDHANHGWGRVVAWQKEMWDYHAKLNATHPYNSPWWSWPLMLRPTWYYFQDLKNTGFNGLGAVWAIGNAFIWWSSIPALGYAAFLAWRDRVRALGAIALLGIGLWVMWGVQPRPLLYMHYMFETIPFACLALAYVGYLLWHGQTDAEAQARPVDGEGSASGGEAAPASPPKRAWRRAAVTVFAGVAISWFIYYYPLLSALPVSWDFYHGHVWFGRVWI; encoded by the coding sequence ATGACTTCTGAGCCCTTGCCTCCCGATGCCGCAGCGCAGGAGCCTGTCACCGCTTCCGTGGCAGGCTCTGAATCCAGTGGGAGAGATTACACCAGGCTTTTCTGGTACGTGCTCATCGCAGCGCTGCTGCTGAGACTGTTCCTGATTCGCTTTCCCTACCAGTTCACGCTGGACGTGAACACCTTCCGCAGTTGGGGAGACACGCTGTTCAAGGTGGGCCCCCACCAGTTCTACAACAGCACCTGGAGTGACTACCCGCCCCTGTTCCTGTACCTCCTGTGGGGGTGGTCCTGGGCCTGGGCGGCGGTCGGCAAGCTGTTCTCGGTCGACCCGATGATGACCGTTCAGTGGGTCAAGGTCCCCGCCTGCCTGGCGGACGTCCTGAACGGCTACCTGATCTTCTCCATCTTGAAGGGTCGGGTGGCGATCCGCTCGGCCTTCCGGACGGCGGCGTTCTATCTCTTCAATCCGGTGGTGTTGTTCGTGTCTGCCATCTGGGGCCAGGTCGACTCGGTCGTGACGTGCACCATGCTGCTCACCACGCTGGCAGTGCTGACGGACCGACTCACCCTGGCCGCCGTCGCCGCCAGTGCGTCGGTCTTCATCAAGCCTCAGGGCATCTTTTTGATCCCCGTGGTCGTGTTCGCGATGTGGCATCGGCACAGCTGGCAACGGTGGTTGCTGGCGATCGCCGCGGGCCTCACCACCGCCTGGTTGGTGCTGCTGCCCGCCAACTGGACCAAGGTATGGGATCTGTCGCACGGCGTGACGGGCTTCCTGCACGCCCTGTTCATCGCGCCGTTCCTCTGGTTCGCGAACCTGATGAAGCAGACCGGGGACAACTACCCCTACAGTTCGGTGAATGCGTTCAATCTCTGGATGCTGCCACCGCCCAACGAGGCCTGGAAGGGTGACGATCGCCTGATCTTGATGCTGCCGCACAGCACCTGGGGATTGATCCTGGTGAGCCTCACCCTGGCCCTGGTGGCCTGGTATCTGTGGCGAAACCGGCAGCACGCCATCGCCTTCCCCTTTGTGCTGAGTGCCAGTGTGGCCCTGACGGGCTACTACATGCTGGCGACCCGCATGCACGAGCGCTATATCTTCCCGGCGATCGCCTTTCTGGCGCTGGCCCAGGCGTTCAATCGGCGACTGAGCTGGATTTACTGGCTGTTCTCGCTGACCTCGATGCTCTCGATCTCTTACATCTTCTTCTTTTACAACGATCAGAGTTCCTGGGTCGAAGGCCTCAAAGCGATCATGAACAATGGTCCGATGCTGGGCAATCTGAAACTGTCCGGCATGGTGATCATCTCGCTGTTCAACGTGTGGCTGTTCGGGGAACTGCTCGCTTACCTGTTCGTCAAATCGGAAATCGTGCAGGAGATCGCGGAACATCCGCTCTTCAAGGCCCTCCGGACGCTGCGAGCAGAGGTGCGGCAGCATGGTCTGACCTGGGCCGACCTCCTGCTGCCCCTGGGCATCGCCGTGGCCTTCTGCAGTCTGGCGTTCTGGCGTCTGGGTACGCCCCACGAGCAAATTTTCGACGAGGTGTATCACGCGCGGACCGCCATGGAATACATCAAGGGGGTCTCACCCTACGAATGGACGCATCCGCCCCTGGCCAAATTGATCGCCGCCCTGGGGGTGCTGGCCTGGGGAGGCGGCTGGGAGCTGGAGGCCAAGACGTTCACGGAGCAGCAGGCCTTTGCCTGGCGTTTCACCAGCGTCCTGTTTGGTGGCGTGGCCCTGATGGCGACCTATGCCCTCGCGCGCGCCATGTTCGCGAACCGGACCATCGCGGCCGCAGCCACCGTCTTGCTGGCCCTGGACGGGGTTTTCTTCGTGCAGAGCCGCGTGGCCATGACCAACATCTACGAGGTGGCGTTCATCATGATCGGCACCATCGGTACCTGGCAGTTTCTCAAGCGGGATGACGGTCGTTGGCTCCTGCTGACCGGCTTCGGCCTGGGCTGTGCCCTGGCCACGCGCTGGTCCAGCCTCTATGCCTGGGGCTTGACTGGCCTGCTGCTGATCGACCACGCCTGGCGGGTTCGCCGGCTGGTCTGGGTCAGCGAACCGTCCACCGACTTCGTGGGGAGCCTGCGCGACTTTCTGCGGGCGAGCAAGCTGGGCATGCTGCGGTATGTGGGCTTGGTGGTGGTGAGCATGGGGCTGGTGCCCCTGGTCATCTACGCGCTCTCTTACATCCCTTACATTTTGCAGGCGCCCGGCTCCGACTGGCAGCTCAAACTGCTGTCCTGGGACCATGCCAACCACGGCTGGGGGCGCGTGGTCGCCTGGCAAAAAGAAATGTGGGACTACCACGCCAAGCTCAACGCGACCCATCCCTACAACTCCCCCTGGTGGAGTTGGCCCCTGATGCTGCGCCCCACCTGGTATTACTTCCAGGACCTCAAAAACACCGGGTTCAACGGTCTGGGGGCGGTCTGGGCCATCGGCAATGCCTTCATCTGGTGGAGCAGCATCCCGGCCCTGGGTTACGCCGCCTTCCTGGCCTGGCGTGACCGGGTGCGCGCCTTGGGGGCGATCGCCCTGCTGGGCATCGGGCTCTGGGTCATGTGGGGCGTTCAACCCCGCCCGCTGCTCTACATGCACTACATGTTCGAAACGATTCCGTTTGCCTGTCTGGCGCTGGCCTACGTGGGCTATCTGCTCTGGCACGGCCAAACGGACGCGGAAGCGCAGGCACGCCCCGTGGATGGAGAGGGCAGCGCCAGTGGTGGGGAGGCCGCTCCGGCTTCTCCGCCCAAGCGGGCGTGGCGCAGGGCCGCGGTGACCGTCTTCGCGGGGGTGGCCATCAGCTGGTTCATCTACTACTACCCGCTGCTGTCGGCCCTGCCGGTCTCCTGGGACTTCTATCACGGCCACGTCTGGTTCGGGCGCGTCTGGATCTGA
- the secF gene encoding protein translocase subunit SecF, which translates to MRFEDSDFNYMNKKPLWFGISALLLVPGIAAILYCLMAFGSPLRLGIDFTGGTLAQLTFEKTVTAQEVKSLVSKAGHPDSQVQIADNKTALIRTKAMSTEQRQQLLDAVQKEMGAFKADRFETVGPTIGKELLLNSMSAVALTLLGIIGYVSFRYQFDFAMCAIAALLHDVVFILGVFAILGIFLHVEVDSLFVTAVLTVVGFSVHDTIIIYDRIRENMRTAGKRDTFDDVANRSIKQTLARSINTSLTVCLTLLAMLLFGGETVRWFVLAMLLGIVAGTYSSIFNASQLLSVWRMMGVKRAA; encoded by the coding sequence ATGCGGTTCGAAGACTCCGACTTCAATTACATGAACAAAAAGCCGCTCTGGTTCGGCATATCGGCTTTGTTGCTGGTGCCGGGCATCGCGGCCATCCTGTACTGCTTGATGGCCTTCGGGAGCCCGTTGCGCCTCGGCATCGATTTCACCGGGGGCACCCTGGCCCAGCTCACGTTCGAGAAAACGGTGACGGCGCAGGAAGTCAAATCGCTGGTGTCCAAAGCGGGCCATCCGGACTCGCAGGTGCAAATCGCCGACAACAAGACGGCCCTGATTCGCACCAAGGCCATGTCGACCGAACAGCGCCAGCAGCTCTTGGATGCCGTGCAAAAAGAAATGGGGGCCTTCAAGGCCGACCGCTTCGAAACCGTCGGACCCACCATCGGCAAGGAGCTGCTGCTGAATTCCATGTCCGCCGTGGCGTTGACCCTGCTCGGCATCATTGGATATGTGTCTTTCCGCTATCAGTTTGACTTCGCCATGTGTGCCATCGCGGCCTTGCTCCACGACGTGGTGTTCATCCTGGGGGTCTTTGCCATTCTGGGCATTTTCCTCCACGTAGAGGTCGACAGCCTGTTCGTGACGGCGGTCCTCACGGTGGTGGGCTTCTCCGTGCACGACACGATCATCATCTATGACCGCATCCGCGAGAACATGCGGACGGCGGGCAAGCGCGACACCTTCGATGACGTGGCCAATCGCAGCATCAAACAGACGCTCGCGCGCTCGATCAACACCTCGTTGACGGTCTGTCTGACCCTGCTGGCCATGCTGCTGTTTGGTGGCGAGACGGTGCGCTGGTTCGTGCTCGCCATGTTGCTGGGCATCGTCGCAGGCACCTACTCCAGCATCTTCAATGCCAGCCAGTTGCTGTCGGTCTGGCGCATGATGGGAGTCAAGCGCGCAGCTTGA
- the secD gene encoding protein translocase subunit SecD encodes MDVRKLLLGIIFLLAIGSAYVVSKQDAKWPFEFKLGLDIQGGMHLVLQAKPTHDVKAITPQVMNAAIAVVRARVDGLGVAEPLIQPKGEDQIIVDMPGIKDKDEALRILGKTAVLTFRARKADFPEGKPAPKSLQPKTVLSKTPSGKPDPLKNKEEDWVLTGVEGRMITSARVEPMGSSWAVTADFNSDGATVVADVSRKLLGKPMAIFLDDKLMSAPVVQSELTTGNVQITGNFDVKEANELMIVLRAGSLPVPLEVIENRSVDASLGAESVRASIIAGAIGYLLVLAFMMGYYRIPGLVANAALIIYGFIVLAIFKMIPITLTVPGIAGFILSVGMAVDANILIFERTKEELRNGRTIYAAVEIGFKRAFSAIFDSNFMTLLSCAVLFYFGTGLVKGFALTLAIGVIISMFTAITASRNLLHWLLESRFFKSPKLFGVAVPSKIR; translated from the coding sequence GTGGACGTCCGCAAACTGCTTCTGGGCATTATCTTCCTTCTCGCCATCGGCTCAGCCTATGTGGTTTCCAAGCAGGACGCCAAGTGGCCTTTCGAGTTCAAGCTGGGCCTGGATATCCAGGGCGGCATGCACCTCGTCTTGCAGGCCAAGCCCACCCATGACGTCAAGGCCATCACCCCGCAGGTGATGAACGCCGCGATCGCGGTCGTGCGGGCCCGCGTCGACGGCCTTGGGGTGGCGGAACCCCTGATCCAGCCGAAGGGCGAAGACCAGATCATCGTGGACATGCCGGGCATCAAGGACAAGGACGAAGCCCTGCGCATCCTCGGCAAGACCGCCGTATTGACCTTCCGCGCTCGCAAAGCAGACTTCCCGGAGGGAAAGCCCGCTCCGAAGTCCTTGCAACCGAAGACGGTGCTCTCCAAGACCCCCTCCGGCAAGCCCGACCCGCTCAAGAACAAAGAGGAGGACTGGGTCCTCACGGGCGTCGAGGGCCGCATGATCACCTCGGCCCGCGTGGAACCCATGGGGTCTTCCTGGGCCGTCACGGCGGATTTCAACTCAGACGGAGCGACCGTGGTGGCGGACGTGTCCCGCAAGTTGCTGGGCAAGCCGATGGCCATCTTCCTTGACGACAAGCTGATGTCCGCGCCGGTGGTGCAGTCGGAACTCACGACGGGGAATGTGCAGATCACCGGCAATTTCGACGTCAAGGAAGCCAACGAGTTGATGATTGTCCTGCGTGCCGGCAGCCTGCCCGTGCCGCTGGAAGTCATTGAGAACCGCTCCGTCGACGCCAGTCTGGGGGCGGAGTCGGTCCGCGCCAGCATCATTGCGGGGGCGATCGGCTACCTCCTGGTGCTGGCCTTCATGATGGGCTACTACCGGATTCCCGGCCTGGTGGCCAATGCGGCCTTGATCATTTACGGCTTCATCGTGCTGGCGATCTTCAAGATGATTCCCATCACCCTGACGGTTCCCGGCATTGCCGGCTTCATTCTGTCCGTCGGGATGGCCGTGGATGCGAACATCTTGATCTTTGAGCGCACCAAAGAGGAACTGCGCAACGGACGGACCATTTACGCCGCCGTGGAAATTGGCTTCAAGCGGGCATTTTCAGCCATCTTCGACTCCAACTTCATGACGCTCCTCTCGTGCGCAGTGCTTTTCTATTTCGGTACAGGGTTGGTCAAGGGGTTTGCACTCACGCTTGCCATCGGCGTCATCATCTCGATGTTCACCGCCATCACGGCCTCCCGCAATCTGCTGCACTGGCTGCTTGAAAGTCGCTTTTTCAAGAGCCCCAAGTTGTTTGGTGTGGCGGTCCCCTCCAAGATCCGTTGA